From Alloacidobacterium dinghuense:
AGCTTTTGCTCGGGCTCAACCCTAACAGCAACACGCCTCCACCCACCGACCACGGCGATATTGGGCCGATCTGGTATTCCTTTGATCTCGCGCGCAAGCGTGTAGAAGAGGGCGGCTGGACCCATCAGGTAACACAGCGAGAGCTTCCGCCCTCCAGAGACCTTGCTGGTGTGAATATGCGGCTTACATCCGGAAGTTTCCGCGAGTTGCACTGGCATACTGCTGACGAGTGGGCCATCATGGAGTATGGGAACGCTCGCGTCACGGTGATGAACCCCGATGGAACCATGTTCATCGATGATGTAAGTGAAGGGGACCTTTGGTTCTTCCCGGCAGGCTACCCCCATTCCATTCAGGGACTCGGACCCGACGGGTGCCAGTTTCTATTGGTATTTGATCAAGGCATGTTTTCGGAAGACAATACCTTTCTAATCTCTGAGTTCGTTGCGCATGTTCCACCAGAGGTTCTGAAAAAGAATTCCCGCCTTTCATCGAGTGATATCGCGAAGCTCCCCAAGGAACAGCTTTATATCTTCTCTGCGAGCCTGCCCCGTTCTCTCGCTGCCGACCGGGCAGCCATTGGAGGAAGCAGCATCGCTGCGCCTCAGCAGTACACCTTCAAGATGGGATCGATGCCGCCGACCGTGCAGAGTGCTGGCGGTGAGGTCCGCATTGTGGACTCGAGCAACTTCCCAGTCAGCACCAGTGTCGCGGCTGCCCTGGTCAAATTAAAGCCCGGAGCAATGCGCGAGTTGCACTGGCATCCCAACGCGGCGGAGTGGCAGTTCTGGCTCGCAGGCAAAGCTCGCATGACGATCGTGATGCCTGAAGGACGAGCGCGGACAATGGACTTCAACGCAAACGATGTTGGTTATGTTCCCCCTGTCGCAGGCCACTACATCGAGAACATTGGCAACACAGATGTTGTCTTTCTCGAAATGTTCAAGTCGCCGCACTTCGTGGACTTCTCATTGAACAACTGGATCGGTCGTATGCCTCCGGAAATGGCGGCCGCTCACTTGAATCTCGATGAGTCGGCTCTTAAGAAGATTCCTAGGGAGAAGCAGCCCATCATCGCCGGGTAATCCCTCTCGCATTCTCTACCTGGAATGCAACAAGAGGTGTCGACCCGCCGTCGGCACTCACGAATATTCGTGAATTTCCGAATATTCATGTGCGCCGCGGGGCCGGTAAGCGATTGATACTGCAGCACAATCCTTTTGGCCCCTCGCTTGCACTTTACGATGGCAAGATTTCGCCTCGGCCGATCAGAACACCGCAGGCCTAATTTGAGGCGGACTCGTTGCCAATGTCATGTGGAAGATTCAGACCATTTCTGAGAGCCAGGCTGCTGTGACGTTTTCCTCAGCGGCAGGCTCCGCGTCGAGCCGGGTGGATGGGTTGCGGGCCCTGCTGGATGCAGAAACGCGGAAGATCACCTTCGACATGAAAGGTGGATTCGAGTTGGCGAATTGTCCGCCCTATATCGAAGCGGGGATTGCGAAGGCACGTGCCTCACGATCCAGGAACAAACCTTCAATACGCAACAAATAGGAGACTGCAGAGATGGGCACACCTACTTTATCGGATCCAGTTTGGCCGGCGAATGCATTGGAGCTGTCAAGGCTACTGAGGAGCAAATCAAACGTGAATGTCAGCGGAGGATGCTATGCGTTCTGAACTCGTCTTTGGTGCAATGGCACACATTTCCAACCAATTTCTGCTTACGAAGCTGGCCGCGAAGGCAACTCGCAAATTGCATCGACCCAATACTCGCATCCAGGAGACGATGAACGCCGTACTTGTACGCTTCAGTCGTGCGAACCCCGTGGCCGGAGAACAACCTGCCACCCGGTTGCAGGTGGTTTCTTCCGTTGCCGAAGTCCCGTCAAACGGCACGCATTTAAAGCAGTCCGTTGCTTGAACTGAGCCACAGTCATGGCTCTGCTTTCTCGCAACCTTCCTGATTCAAAGCACTCGGCTCACTTGACAGAGAGTCAG
This genomic window contains:
- a CDS encoding cupin domain-containing protein is translated as MNDQNDKRPFADGVSRRSFVSVGSAALATAALSGLAANAQQREDTTRAEGDHSSSDPGPENKLLLGLNPNSNTPPPTDHGDIGPIWYSFDLARKRVEEGGWTHQVTQRELPPSRDLAGVNMRLTSGSFRELHWHTADEWAIMEYGNARVTVMNPDGTMFIDDVSEGDLWFFPAGYPHSIQGLGPDGCQFLLVFDQGMFSEDNTFLISEFVAHVPPEVLKKNSRLSSSDIAKLPKEQLYIFSASLPRSLAADRAAIGGSSIAAPQQYTFKMGSMPPTVQSAGGEVRIVDSSNFPVSTSVAAALVKLKPGAMRELHWHPNAAEWQFWLAGKARMTIVMPEGRARTMDFNANDVGYVPPVAGHYIENIGNTDVVFLEMFKSPHFVDFSLNNWIGRMPPEMAAAHLNLDESALKKIPREKQPIIAG
- a CDS encoding DNA-directed RNA polymerase subunit omega; translation: MRSELVFGAMAHISNQFLLTKLAAKATRKLHRPNTRIQETMNAVLVRFSRANPVAGEQPATRLQVVSSVAEVPSNGTHLKQSVA